A window from Acidimicrobiia bacterium encodes these proteins:
- a CDS encoding TetR/AcrR family transcriptional regulator — translation MMTARRRGRPVGGGMTGEEARSRILDAAERCFFRASIGKVTVDEIAGEADLSRSTIYQHFSGRDEILEGVITRMTDAWTALMAEQLDDYGTLEEWIVDVMVMLVTTIRSDPALVSAFSDDGRSIAGRVVGNSREITSRARTFAHEIVERAGSERSSEIRGDISIDEASDHLVRIGMALVAGGDPIADDSESLRRYVSEFVVAPLIASRVGERHAARP, via the coding sequence ATGATGACGGCCCGGCGTCGTGGGCGCCCCGTCGGCGGGGGCATGACGGGCGAGGAAGCGCGCTCCCGAATCCTCGACGCGGCGGAGCGCTGCTTCTTTCGAGCGAGTATCGGAAAGGTCACCGTCGACGAGATCGCCGGGGAGGCAGACCTGTCGCGCTCGACGATCTACCAGCACTTCTCGGGGCGTGACGAGATCCTCGAAGGTGTGATCACGCGTATGACGGACGCGTGGACCGCGCTGATGGCCGAGCAGCTCGACGACTACGGAACACTCGAGGAATGGATCGTCGACGTGATGGTCATGCTGGTCACGACGATCCGGAGCGATCCCGCGCTCGTGAGCGCCTTCTCCGACGACGGACGCTCGATCGCCGGCCGTGTCGTCGGCAACAGCCGTGAGATCACGTCGCGTGCCCGCACGTTCGCCCACGAGATCGTCGAACGTGCCGGGTCGGAGCGCTCTTCGGAGATCCGCGGCGACATCTCGATCGACGAGGCGTCCGACCACCTCGTGCGCATCGGGATGGCTCTCGTCGCGGGCGGCGACCCCATTGCCGACGATTCCGAGAGTCTCCGCCGCTACGTGAGCGAGTTCGTGGTCGCGCCGCTCATCGCATCGCGTGTGGGCGAACGCCACGCGGCCCGACCGTGA
- a CDS encoding Coq4 family protein, which produces MQRTQHSSGPRPIRRNWKRVVQCSPALVAPSRYVSELMEFSLALGAPAFEKHYRRFLDDPRGQRLLRERPDLPAVLGDRDALAACAGDSFARAYVDFTSRYRFDASAFEAAHDIDGMAQRLGWDDDFAYLITRGLQTHDLWHTLAGYGPDWAGEAGVMAFTYGQIPNAGVGIVAGILAAISGDVPRKRWNRFVKQAWRRGRSADYLLVAPYEDLLPHPIDDVRRELGIAPLTVAHPEGLPYTSFRYGFAKAMSTGYDVPSPADQRVRSAA; this is translated from the coding sequence ATGCAACGAACGCAGCACTCCTCGGGCCCCCGACCCATCCGCCGGAACTGGAAGCGCGTGGTCCAGTGCTCGCCGGCGCTCGTGGCGCCGTCGCGCTACGTGTCCGAGCTCATGGAGTTCTCCCTCGCTCTCGGTGCGCCGGCGTTCGAGAAGCACTACCGGCGTTTTCTCGACGACCCCCGGGGGCAGCGTCTCCTGCGTGAGCGCCCCGATCTTCCCGCCGTCCTGGGCGACCGCGATGCCCTGGCTGCGTGTGCCGGCGACTCGTTCGCCCGCGCATACGTGGACTTCACGTCGCGCTACCGCTTCGACGCTTCAGCGTTCGAGGCCGCACACGACATCGACGGCATGGCACAGCGTCTGGGCTGGGACGACGATTTCGCCTACCTCATCACACGTGGGCTCCAGACCCACGACCTGTGGCACACGCTCGCCGGCTACGGGCCCGACTGGGCCGGTGAGGCAGGCGTCATGGCGTTCACGTACGGCCAGATCCCCAATGCGGGCGTCGGAATTGTTGCCGGGATCCTCGCGGCCATCAGTGGCGACGTTCCGCGGAAGCGCTGGAACCGGTTCGTGAAGCAGGCATGGCGCCGGGGTCGATCGGCCGACTACCTCCTGGTGGCGCCCTACGAGGATCTCCTGCCCCATCCGATCGACGACGTCCGCCGCGAGCTGGGTATCGCGCCGCTCACTGTCGCGCATCCGGAGGGCCTGCCGTACACCTCGTTCCGCTACGGCTTCGCCAAGGCGATGTCGACCGGTTACGACGTTCCCTCGCCGGCGGATCAGCGCGTGAGAAGCGCCGCATGA
- a CDS encoding class I SAM-dependent methyltransferase — protein MDADDVVRDYYGGDDLEGVVFDALRTAGVDIDALRVENLAGLDQLHAGFGPATEYLLDHLDLTPGTALLDVGCGVGGPARMAAAKHGCRVTGIDLSPDFVALARLLTQRLGLSDQVTFDVGSATDMPYTEGSFARAMLNHAGMNIADKAQVFAEVRRVLEPGGLFAVYEQMRVGDGEIVYPLPWADDETSSFVETRQRYAELLTDAGFTIEHDEDRTSANAAGGPPAPGALTPSDLFGPGFEERLGNNIAAALAGALGAVLMVARAA, from the coding sequence GTGGACGCTGACGATGTTGTCCGCGACTACTACGGTGGCGATGATCTCGAGGGTGTCGTGTTCGATGCCCTCCGCACGGCCGGGGTCGACATCGACGCCCTGCGGGTCGAGAACCTGGCCGGTCTCGACCAGCTGCACGCCGGCTTCGGTCCCGCAACCGAGTACCTGCTGGATCATCTCGACCTCACGCCCGGAACTGCACTACTCGACGTCGGTTGTGGGGTCGGTGGCCCGGCGCGCATGGCTGCGGCCAAACACGGTTGTCGAGTCACCGGGATCGACCTCAGCCCCGACTTCGTAGCGCTCGCCAGGCTTCTCACCCAACGGCTCGGCCTGTCAGACCAGGTGACGTTCGATGTCGGTTCCGCGACCGACATGCCCTACACCGAAGGGTCGTTCGCTCGAGCCATGTTGAACCACGCAGGCATGAACATCGCCGACAAGGCCCAGGTGTTCGCCGAGGTCCGGCGGGTCCTCGAGCCCGGTGGGTTGTTCGCTGTCTACGAGCAGATGCGCGTGGGAGACGGGGAGATCGTCTACCCGTTGCCATGGGCCGACGACGAGACGTCGTCGTTCGTCGAGACCCGGCAGCGATACGCCGAGTTGCTGACCGATGCCGGGTTCACCATCGAGCACGACGAGGACCGGACCTCGGCCAACGCCGCAGGTGGGCCACCGGCGCCGGGCGCACTGACTCCGAGCGACCTGTTCGGACCCGGGTTCGAGGAGCGACTGGGGAACAACATCGCCGCTGCTCTGGCTGGGGCGTTGGGCGCAGTGCTGATGGTGGCGCGTGCTGCCTGA
- a CDS encoding polyketide cyclase, giving the protein MTTERVEVQRAIAAEPPEIFEILRSPEGHVAIDASGMLMWADGEPATAVGDRFVMHMDRDALRDFDLGEYEVTVVITAFEQDAEIAWTIDGQIQPPMEHVYGYRLEPVDGGTLVTSYYDWSNAPSDYKDLGIFPVIKETGLLATLGILARTVAPGRSRPGADA; this is encoded by the coding sequence ATGACAACAGAGCGCGTGGAAGTGCAGCGGGCCATCGCGGCCGAGCCCCCGGAGATCTTCGAGATCCTGCGCAGTCCCGAGGGCCACGTGGCGATCGACGCGTCGGGGATGTTGATGTGGGCCGACGGGGAGCCGGCCACGGCCGTGGGCGACCGCTTCGTGATGCACATGGACCGCGACGCGCTGCGCGACTTCGACCTCGGCGAGTACGAGGTCACGGTCGTCATCACCGCGTTCGAACAGGACGCCGAGATCGCCTGGACCATCGACGGACAGATCCAGCCGCCGATGGAACACGTCTACGGCTACCGCCTCGAGCCCGTCGACGGCGGAACGCTCGTGACGTCGTACTACGACTGGTCGAACGCACCCTCCGACTACAAGGACCTCGGGATCTTTCCGGTCATCAAGGAGACCGGACTCCTGGCGACGCTCGGCATCCTCGCCCGCACCGTCGCTCCCGGAAGGTCCCGCCCCGGCGCCGACGCGTAG
- a CDS encoding ribbon-helix-helix protein, CopG family — translation MAMTLRLTDDEHHALQELAAAEGISMQEAARRAVRDFVVRSEHRSRVSSAAERVIEAHSDALDRLGR, via the coding sequence ATGGCCATGACGTTGCGCCTCACCGACGACGAGCACCACGCCCTGCAGGAACTGGCGGCTGCCGAAGGGATCTCCATGCAGGAGGCCGCCCGGCGCGCCGTTCGCGACTTCGTCGTGCGCAGCGAACACCGCTCGCGGGTGTCGAGCGCCGCCGAGCGGGTCATCGAGGCGCACTCCGACGCGCTCGACCGGCTCGGTCGGTGA
- a CDS encoding type II toxin-antitoxin system death-on-curing family toxin, protein MSRDLEYLDLEDVLGLAARLLGDPPSVRDIGLLGSAVARPQTTVFGDDAYPDLWRKAAALLDSIVNNHPLVDGNKRLGWLATAVFLEINGVTISGADNDAVYDLVVQVATGPSDVEGTASLLEALV, encoded by the coding sequence GTGAGTCGCGATCTCGAGTATCTCGACCTCGAGGATGTCCTCGGGCTCGCGGCGCGCCTTCTCGGCGACCCGCCCTCCGTACGGGACATAGGGCTACTGGGATCAGCCGTCGCGCGGCCGCAGACAACTGTCTTCGGCGACGACGCCTACCCCGATCTGTGGAGGAAGGCCGCGGCGCTTCTCGACTCGATCGTCAACAACCATCCGTTGGTCGACGGCAACAAGCGACTTGGCTGGCTCGCGACTGCCGTGTTCCTCGAAATCAACGGAGTCACGATCTCGGGTGCCGACAACGACGCCGTGTACGACCTCGTCGTTCAGGTTGCGACCGGTCCCTCCGACGTCGAGGGAACTGCGTCGCTCCTGGAAGCACTCGTCTGA
- a CDS encoding chloride channel protein, which produces MFRSPWSSRALLAFRSRSIPLYFLVGAVGGLGGAAFVGLLSLLGSVVGPDNIAGGAAQCAVLFGAGVLVAVLTRLLGSSGNVDLLVDNIHVLGGAADIRGLRSLIPTSLVCIASGGALGPEAPLVQSTGSAGTWLAQSQRKSPRDTRVLTITGMAAGFAVLFGAPIGSGVFALEILHRRGLEYYEALIPAMVGALTGYVVYIGVSTAGLAPVWSFPAAAPTEAIDLVPAAVMGVVGALIAVAFIALSRIGRFLARGVPVWALPAIGGVVLGLLALWNAYALTFGEGQLEDLLVPGVGVGTLVAAGTAKLLASTTCLATGWKGGFIIPLFFIGAAAGTLAHHVAPGAHTTVLVSAGMVAACVGVTKTPLGSTLVVAEMAGLTLTPMLLVAALVSFLLTRDIGHLEAQRHRADSGTTDEGASS; this is translated from the coding sequence ATGTTTCGTTCACCCTGGTCGTCCCGGGCGCTCCTGGCGTTCCGGTCACGCTCGATCCCGCTGTACTTCCTCGTCGGGGCCGTCGGCGGCCTGGGAGGTGCCGCCTTCGTCGGGCTTCTCTCGCTGCTCGGCTCCGTCGTCGGGCCCGACAACATCGCCGGTGGCGCCGCCCAGTGCGCCGTGCTGTTCGGAGCGGGCGTTCTCGTCGCCGTCCTGACACGTCTCCTCGGGTCGTCCGGCAACGTCGACCTCCTCGTGGACAACATCCACGTCCTCGGTGGGGCTGCTGACATCCGCGGGCTCCGCTCACTGATCCCGACCTCGCTGGTCTGCATCGCCTCCGGCGGAGCACTCGGACCCGAGGCACCCCTGGTGCAGTCGACGGGATCCGCGGGGACATGGTTGGCCCAGTCACAGCGGAAGTCACCGCGCGACACGCGAGTTCTCACCATCACGGGGATGGCGGCGGGTTTCGCCGTCCTGTTCGGTGCACCGATCGGCTCGGGCGTCTTCGCTCTGGAGATCCTCCACCGACGGGGGCTCGAGTACTACGAGGCACTGATTCCCGCGATGGTCGGGGCACTGACCGGCTACGTCGTGTACATCGGCGTGTCGACGGCCGGCCTCGCTCCTGTCTGGTCGTTTCCCGCCGCCGCCCCGACCGAGGCGATCGACCTGGTGCCGGCCGCGGTCATGGGTGTCGTGGGGGCACTCATCGCGGTGGCCTTCATCGCCCTGTCGCGGATCGGCCGCTTCCTCGCCCGTGGCGTTCCCGTCTGGGCGCTGCCCGCCATCGGCGGGGTGGTGCTCGGGCTCCTGGCCCTGTGGAACGCCTACGCGTTGACCTTCGGCGAGGGGCAGCTGGAGGACCTCCTCGTTCCCGGGGTCGGGGTCGGGACCCTCGTCGCGGCCGGCACGGCCAAGCTCCTGGCCAGCACGACCTGCCTTGCGACGGGATGGAAGGGCGGCTTCATCATCCCTCTCTTCTTCATCGGGGCGGCGGCGGGCACCCTCGCCCACCACGTGGCTCCCGGGGCCCACACCACGGTCCTCGTGAGCGCGGGCATGGTGGCGGCATGCGTCGGCGTCACCAAGACGCCGCTCGGCTCGACGCTCGTCGTCGCCGAGATGGCCGGCCTCACGCTCACACCCATGCTGCTCGTCGCGGCGCTGGTGTCGTTCCTGCTCACACGCGACATCGGTCACCTCGAGGCACAGCGACACCGTGCCGACAGTGGCACCACCGACGAGGGAGCCTCATCATGA
- a CDS encoding MarR family winged helix-turn-helix transcriptional regulator, producing MSGPGTRYDLSDRDYRSLARFRHALRVFTRFSEEAARDAGLTPSQHQLLLAVRGWAGEGDPSVSEIAERLQLRPNSALELVTRAEEAGLVTRTVPPDDQRRHEIRLTRTGSDKLRSLSVLHRRELRRFRAEMNDILVELD from the coding sequence ATGAGCGGACCCGGGACACGGTACGACCTGTCCGATCGCGATTACCGCAGCCTGGCCCGCTTCCGCCACGCGCTACGCGTCTTCACCCGCTTCTCCGAGGAGGCCGCCCGCGACGCAGGGCTCACCCCCTCGCAGCACCAGTTGCTCCTCGCGGTGCGCGGATGGGCCGGCGAGGGTGACCCGTCCGTGTCGGAGATCGCCGAGCGCCTCCAGCTCCGGCCGAACTCGGCGCTCGAGCTGGTGACCCGTGCCGAGGAGGCGGGCCTCGTCACCCGCACGGTCCCGCCGGACGACCAACGTCGGCACGAGATACGGCTCACCCGGACCGGGAGCGACAAGCTGCGCTCCCTCTCGGTGCTGCACCGCCGGGAGCTCCGGCGGTTCCGCGCTGAGATGAACGACATCCTGGTCGAGCTCGACTGA
- a CDS encoding DMT family transporter, with translation MPTVPPVPELGDSPLPPSIGMVARVREAARRRPLVLIAIGVFCYSMGPVMVSASNVAGPVLSFYRLWFGVLAFGFLSAVHIRRTGRRPERAGLMWALKAGVAFGVHQLMFMTAIKATSVVDVTLMSSLSPVIVGVLAVPMFNERTGVPFRLWSAVAIAGSALVVVAGSSGPDGDLGGMMLAATNVFFFALFFMFSKQGREHIDVVPFLFGVMTVAAFTVSAFVVVTGEAVGSVDGESLLLAAGIAFVPGLVGHFVMTWPLRWVPANIPPVMRLATPFIAGLTAWALLGQTIGGAEVLAGLLTLAGVFGAVLSPAGRRLAEEAAVEMED, from the coding sequence ATGCCCACGGTCCCTCCCGTCCCCGAACTCGGCGACTCCCCCCTCCCCCCGTCGATCGGCATGGTGGCGAGGGTCCGGGAGGCTGCCCGCCGGCGCCCGCTCGTCCTGATCGCCATCGGTGTGTTCTGCTACAGCATGGGGCCGGTCATGGTGTCGGCCTCCAACGTGGCGGGCCCGGTCCTGTCCTTCTACCGGCTCTGGTTCGGGGTCCTGGCGTTCGGGTTCCTGAGCGCCGTCCACATCCGACGCACGGGCAGGCGCCCCGAACGGGCGGGGCTCATGTGGGCGCTCAAGGCCGGCGTGGCCTTCGGTGTCCACCAGCTGATGTTCATGACGGCCATCAAGGCGACCTCGGTCGTCGACGTCACGCTCATGTCGAGTCTCTCCCCGGTGATCGTCGGGGTCCTGGCCGTCCCGATGTTCAACGAGCGCACGGGTGTGCCGTTCCGTCTCTGGTCGGCCGTCGCCATCGCCGGCTCGGCCCTCGTCGTCGTGGCGGGCTCGTCGGGGCCCGACGGGGATCTCGGTGGGATGATGCTCGCGGCGACCAACGTCTTCTTCTTCGCGTTGTTCTTCATGTTCTCGAAGCAGGGACGCGAGCACATCGACGTCGTGCCCTTCCTCTTCGGCGTCATGACCGTCGCGGCATTCACCGTGTCAGCCTTCGTGGTGGTGACCGGGGAGGCTGTCGGCTCGGTCGACGGTGAGTCGCTGCTCCTGGCCGCCGGCATCGCCTTCGTGCCGGGCCTCGTGGGCCACTTCGTGATGACATGGCCGTTGCGGTGGGTTCCGGCCAACATCCCGCCCGTGATGCGCCTGGCGACCCCGTTCATCGCCGGGCTCACCGCGTGGGCACTGCTGGGTCAGACCATCGGCGGGGCGGAGGTGCTGGCCGGGCTTCTCACCCTCGCGGGGGTGTTCGGTGCGGTGCTGTCCCCGGCCGGGCGCCGCCTCGCCGAGGAGGCCGCCGTGGAGATGGAGGACTGA
- a CDS encoding GNAT family N-acetyltransferase, which translates to MRLVPSSARHLRADLAGTDALSHELGTDVPGEWPPELMAADRETLVTLLDGDPTAVGWYPWYWIAHDTPTVVLVGFGGFGGPPTDGIVDLAYSLLPGGQRRGYATEAVGALVAWAFGTGRVRRVDAETLPHMTASVRVLERNGFVRADSSNGSGVLRFTRDVHTL; encoded by the coding sequence ATGCGCCTGGTCCCCTCGTCGGCCCGTCACCTGCGCGCCGACCTCGCGGGAACCGACGCCCTGAGCCACGAGTTGGGCACGGACGTGCCCGGGGAGTGGCCACCCGAGCTCATGGCCGCGGACCGCGAGACGCTCGTGACGCTGCTCGACGGCGACCCGACCGCCGTCGGCTGGTACCCGTGGTACTGGATCGCCCACGACACCCCGACCGTCGTCCTCGTCGGCTTCGGGGGCTTCGGCGGGCCACCCACAGACGGGATCGTCGACCTGGCGTACTCGCTGCTCCCCGGCGGGCAGCGCCGTGGCTACGCCACCGAAGCCGTCGGCGCCCTCGTCGCCTGGGCGTTCGGCACCGGACGCGTGCGGCGCGTCGACGCGGAGACGCTCCCGCACATGACCGCCTCCGTGAGAGTCCTGGAGCGGAACGGGTTCGTACGCGCCGACTCGAGCAACGGCTCAGGCGTTCTGCGCTTCACACGCGACGTGCACACCCTCTGA
- a CDS encoding SGNH/GDSL hydrolase family protein yields the protein MPELRRPVIRIPRVPTRAVAVGVPAAAMAALGFQAWYVNHRNLPSFDELDPSGTIGDPSHPRVRFTLLGDSSITAPGLDHPDDIWVRQVARRLSSTYCIDIVNHAVSGSRVRDVVERQLVDATSERGDVAIVSVGANDALRGTSMSRLETLLTRIVTELRTCHSVVVLAGVGDLGDCPRLPFPLGAIAGERCRAANAVHGRVASGVDGVIRAPVREVSGDAFRDPSLFSPDLFHPNAEGHAVWARAAFPAVATAVSQALRERAAVS from the coding sequence ATGCCCGAGCTCAGGCGGCCGGTGATCAGGATTCCGCGGGTACCGACCCGCGCCGTCGCTGTCGGCGTTCCGGCCGCGGCGATGGCGGCGCTCGGATTCCAGGCGTGGTACGTCAATCACCGAAACCTGCCCTCCTTCGACGAGCTCGACCCGTCGGGCACGATCGGCGATCCGTCTCATCCCCGTGTCCGGTTCACGCTCCTGGGCGACAGCAGTATCACGGCGCCCGGCCTCGACCATCCCGACGACATCTGGGTCCGGCAGGTCGCACGCCGCCTGTCGAGCACCTACTGCATCGACATCGTGAACCACGCTGTCAGCGGATCGCGCGTGCGCGACGTCGTGGAGCGGCAACTCGTGGACGCCACGTCGGAGCGTGGCGACGTGGCCATCGTTTCCGTCGGCGCCAACGACGCCCTGCGCGGAACTTCCATGAGTCGACTCGAGACACTGCTCACGCGAATCGTCACAGAACTGCGAACGTGTCATTCCGTCGTCGTTCTCGCCGGGGTCGGCGACCTGGGCGACTGCCCGCGACTGCCCTTCCCCCTGGGTGCCATCGCCGGGGAGCGGTGTCGCGCCGCCAATGCGGTCCATGGACGCGTGGCCTCCGGCGTCGACGGCGTGATCCGGGCTCCTGTGCGCGAGGTGTCCGGCGACGCCTTCCGGGACCCGTCGCTGTTCTCCCCCGACCTCTTCCACCCCAATGCGGAGGGCCATGCGGTGTGGGCCCGAGCAGCGTTTCCGGCGGTCGCCACCGCCGTGTCCCAGGCGCTTCGCGAGCGCGCCGCCGTCTCCTGA
- the nucS gene encoding endonuclease NucS — MRLLVADCEVEYDGRLGARLARAPRLIMCKADGSVAVHSDARAYKPLNWMTPPCTVTDTDDGMVVRNAKGEELRITIHEVLFDHSTDLGEDPGLEKEGVEKELQALIADRVQLLCDGFELVRREYPTDIGPVDLLCRDGDGRTVAVEIKRVGEIAGVEQLVRYRERLDLDPALAPIRAMFVAPEIKPQAKVLADSRDVDWVEVDLDLLRGTDDGSLRLF; from the coding sequence GTGCGGCTGCTGGTGGCGGACTGCGAGGTGGAGTACGACGGCCGGCTGGGAGCGCGCCTCGCACGGGCGCCGCGCCTCATCATGTGCAAGGCGGACGGCTCGGTGGCCGTGCACTCCGATGCCAGGGCCTACAAGCCTCTCAACTGGATGACCCCGCCGTGCACCGTGACCGACACCGACGACGGCATGGTCGTGCGCAACGCCAAGGGCGAGGAACTGCGCATCACGATCCACGAGGTGCTCTTCGACCACAGCACCGACCTCGGGGAGGACCCGGGCCTCGAGAAGGAGGGTGTCGAAAAGGAGCTCCAGGCGCTCATCGCGGATCGCGTGCAGCTGCTATGCGACGGCTTCGAGCTGGTACGCCGTGAGTACCCGACCGACATCGGCCCCGTCGACCTGCTGTGCCGTGACGGCGACGGGCGCACCGTGGCCGTGGAGATCAAGCGTGTGGGAGAGATCGCGGGCGTGGAGCAGCTCGTGCGCTACCGGGAGCGTCTCGACCTCGACCCGGCACTCGCCCCGATCCGCGCCATGTTCGTGGCGCCCGAGATCAAGCCACAGGCGAAGGTCCTGGCCGACAGCCGCGACGTCGACTGGGTGGAGGTCGACCTCGATCTCCTCCGCGGCACCGACGACGGATCCCTGCGTCTCTTCTGA
- a CDS encoding SHOCT domain-containing protein translates to MDRREQAAEDQAAQQQAAAQPAPSSGGGDDVAKLQELATLHASGALTDEEFAAAKAKILG, encoded by the coding sequence ATGGACCGCCGTGAGCAGGCCGCCGAGGACCAGGCGGCCCAGCAGCAGGCCGCAGCGCAGCCAGCGCCCTCGTCAGGAGGTGGCGACGACGTCGCCAAGCTCCAGGAGCTCGCCACGCTGCACGCCTCGGGTGCTCTCACCGACGAGGAGTTCGCCGCCGCCAAGGCCAAGATCCTCGGCTGA
- the dnaB gene encoding replicative DNA helicase, whose amino-acid sequence MVQALDDARRRRDDGLRTPPHNIEVEESLIGAMLLSRDAITAAGERRLSTSDFYKPAHGHVFEAVMALYGQGEPVDPVTISEELRRVGLLDAVGGKSALVALQANTPASANAGHYAAIVSELALMRRLIAVGGEIAEMGYVSTESVSDTLDRAESLVYDVAGGRVTDPVDLHTSLEDTLDQLEYLYGHEGDITGVPTGYDDLDSVLLGLQPSALVILAARPGMGKSALALGAARNVALTQRRPVLFFSLEMGHLELTKRLLASEARVDSKKLATGNIPEADWTRLSHAVGRLAEAPLLIDDNPHCTVMEMRAKARRIKARHGDLGLVVVDYIQLMSGSATAENRQIEVSEMSRSLKILARELETPVLALSQLNRQLEYRTDKRPVLADLRESGSLEQDADVVCFIYRDEIYNPESEDRGIAEVIVGKHRNGPTDSVRLAFIPQFTQFANMARD is encoded by the coding sequence GTGGTCCAGGCACTAGATGACGCGCGCCGGCGCCGCGACGACGGGTTGCGCACTCCGCCCCACAACATCGAGGTGGAGGAGTCGCTCATCGGAGCGATGCTCCTCTCACGTGATGCCATCACCGCCGCCGGTGAGCGACGCCTGAGCACCTCCGACTTCTACAAGCCCGCGCACGGCCACGTGTTCGAGGCGGTCATGGCCCTCTACGGCCAGGGCGAGCCGGTCGATCCCGTCACGATCTCCGAGGAGCTCCGTCGCGTCGGGCTCCTCGACGCCGTCGGCGGCAAGTCGGCGCTCGTGGCGCTCCAGGCGAACACGCCGGCGTCGGCCAACGCCGGCCACTACGCGGCGATCGTCAGTGAGCTCGCGCTCATGCGGCGTCTCATCGCCGTCGGCGGCGAGATAGCCGAGATGGGCTACGTCTCCACCGAGAGCGTGAGCGACACGCTCGACCGGGCCGAGTCGCTCGTCTACGACGTCGCCGGTGGCCGTGTCACCGACCCCGTCGACCTGCACACGTCGCTCGAGGACACCCTCGACCAGCTCGAGTACCTCTACGGCCACGAGGGCGACATCACGGGTGTGCCCACCGGCTACGACGACCTCGACTCGGTGCTGCTCGGCCTCCAGCCCTCGGCGCTCGTGATCCTCGCCGCACGCCCCGGGATGGGGAAGTCGGCACTCGCACTCGGCGCGGCACGCAACGTCGCGCTCACCCAGCGGCGTCCCGTTCTCTTCTTCTCACTCGAGATGGGGCACCTCGAGCTCACGAAGCGCCTCCTCGCCAGCGAGGCGCGTGTCGACTCCAAGAAGCTCGCCACCGGCAACATCCCCGAAGCCGACTGGACACGTCTCTCCCACGCCGTCGGTCGACTGGCCGAGGCGCCCCTGCTCATCGACGACAACCCGCACTGCACGGTCATGGAGATGCGGGCGAAGGCCCGGCGCATCAAGGCCCGACACGGCGACCTCGGCCTCGTGGTGGTCGACTACATCCAGCTGATGAGCGGCAGCGCGACGGCCGAGAACCGCCAGATCGAGGTGTCGGAGATGAGCCGGAGCCTCAAGATCCTCGCCCGCGAGCTGGAGACACCCGTCCTCGCGCTCTCGCAGCTCAACCGCCAGCTCGAGTACCGCACCGACAAGCGCCCCGTCCTCGCCGACCTGCGTGAGTCGGGGTCACTCGAGCAGGACGCCGACGTCGTCTGCTTCATCTACCGCGACGAGATCTACAACCCCGAGTCGGAGGACCGCGGTATCGCCGAGGTGATCGTGGGCAAGCACCGTAACGGTCCCACCGACTCGGTGCGCCTCGCCTTCATCCCGCAGTTCACCCAGTTCGCCAACATGGCCCGCGACTAA
- a CDS encoding enoyl-CoA hydratase-related protein, which produces MSSALVTLEHPRPHVAVVLLNSPANLNAMSFDLVGELYERLHEVREHNDTWVVVLTGSGRSFCSGLELEDFGDIPNADGLGLARLGMRAMAYMSGIVPALRSLPQPVIAAVNGPAYGGGMCMTLGADIRYADESAVFCGAGVVNGLTSAELGATWMLPRLIGASRSSEMLLTGRKVDATEAERIGLVSRVMPDGGAFEAALDTAEQMTHLSPFGIMMTKEVLWANLEVGSLTAAVDLENRTQLLAGRTPNLDEARAAFREGRRPFYPE; this is translated from the coding sequence GTGAGTTCGGCCCTGGTCACCCTCGAACACCCGCGGCCACATGTGGCCGTCGTCCTCCTCAACAGCCCCGCCAACCTCAACGCCATGAGCTTCGATCTGGTCGGGGAGCTCTACGAGCGTCTTCACGAGGTCCGGGAGCACAACGACACGTGGGTCGTCGTTCTCACCGGCAGCGGCCGCAGCTTCTGTTCGGGCCTCGAGCTCGAGGACTTCGGTGACATCCCCAACGCCGACGGCCTCGGCCTCGCGCGTCTGGGGATGAGAGCCATGGCCTACATGTCGGGCATCGTGCCCGCATTGCGGTCACTGCCCCAACCCGTGATCGCCGCCGTCAACGGACCGGCCTACGGCGGGGGGATGTGCATGACCCTCGGCGCCGACATCCGCTACGCCGACGAGTCGGCCGTGTTCTGCGGAGCCGGTGTCGTCAACGGCCTCACGTCCGCTGAGCTCGGTGCCACGTGGATGCTTCCGCGACTGATCGGAGCGTCGCGTTCTTCGGAGATGCTCCTCACCGGCCGGAAGGTGGACGCCACCGAGGCCGAGCGCATCGGTCTCGTCTCGCGGGTGATGCCCGACGGCGGTGCGTTCGAAGCTGCGCTCGACACCGCCGAGCAGATGACGCACCTCAGCCCGTTCGGGATCATGATGACCAAGGAGGTGCTGTGGGCGAACCTGGAGGTGGGAAGCCTCACGGCTGCGGTCGATCTCGAGAACCGCACCCAGCTCCTCGCCGGTCGCACACCCAACCTCGACGAGGCCCGTGCAGCTTTCCGAGAGGGTCGCCGACCGTTCTACCCGGAGTAG